A single genomic interval of Halococcus sediminicola harbors:
- a CDS encoding asparagine synthase-related protein — MTGVLGGTVTGEPFRAMTEAIQFEPWYETERFEEGESSLGLVHHGERDPLGSAAWEGESRAGVVHGALVGREHTNTENLVERVLDSPHETLREVDGPFALACVDFDAERFVLATDKLGTRPCYYTLENGLAFGSSVAALLTGLDDPQLDEQGVSDLLMMSGLWGERTLVEGVRALAPASVLEYEDGEASIERYWKPDYESAPTDGYIDDLVDVFGAAMADAATTMDGDVGVWLSGGLDSRTLAAELAGHSDEFDSFRAYTYDANPRGGGNPELAADIADRLDMGFSEVEISPDRFVPILDDAIDRTDGMVGWATLLPLSATYNLPEANADVMLEGAGQGGLMGHHVRRRHIERCDSAVDSLYRSEAGASRERVRSLMTTDVDPLDSFRETVAGSDETQRKKVILDAHFANHYGRGEYASTRLAQTKTGVRAPIVHGDLIQHAARLPTTYRMGTIPLTNGYVPHGVTKPKLALTRAAGKGMGDVRYERTGVAPKHSYPVHVGGFVATTSLGRLRSSTTYGGQRLPDIWYRRHDSLRDRLDDLLAGACERSFLNGDEIRRLRREHLAGEANHMSGVLSPVTTLESWLRRHLDP, encoded by the coding sequence ATGACCGGTGTTCTCGGCGGGACGGTCACTGGCGAACCGTTCCGGGCGATGACGGAGGCGATACAGTTCGAGCCGTGGTACGAGACCGAGCGCTTCGAGGAGGGCGAGTCGAGTCTCGGTCTCGTTCACCACGGCGAGCGCGACCCGCTCGGCAGCGCCGCGTGGGAGGGCGAGAGTCGCGCGGGCGTCGTCCACGGCGCGCTCGTCGGCCGCGAACACACCAATACAGAAAATCTCGTCGAGCGCGTTCTCGATTCCCCCCACGAGACGCTCCGCGAAGTGGACGGCCCGTTCGCGCTTGCGTGTGTGGATTTCGACGCCGAACGGTTCGTGTTGGCGACGGATAAACTCGGCACGCGGCCGTGTTATTACACGCTCGAAAACGGACTGGCGTTCGGCTCGTCGGTGGCCGCGCTGCTCACCGGTCTCGACGACCCGCAACTGGACGAACAGGGCGTGAGCGACCTGCTCATGATGAGCGGTCTCTGGGGCGAGCGGACGCTCGTCGAGGGCGTGCGCGCGCTCGCACCCGCGTCGGTCCTCGAATACGAAGATGGTGAGGCCTCGATCGAGCGCTACTGGAAACCCGACTACGAGAGCGCGCCGACCGACGGCTACATCGACGACCTCGTCGACGTCTTCGGGGCGGCGATGGCCGATGCGGCGACCACGATGGACGGCGACGTGGGCGTGTGGCTCTCCGGTGGACTCGACAGCCGAACGCTGGCGGCCGAACTCGCCGGCCATAGCGACGAGTTCGACTCCTTTCGCGCCTACACCTACGACGCGAACCCCCGCGGCGGCGGCAACCCCGAACTCGCCGCCGACATCGCCGACCGCCTCGACATGGGCTTTTCGGAGGTCGAGATCTCACCCGACCGGTTCGTGCCGATCCTCGACGACGCCATCGACCGGACCGACGGAATGGTCGGCTGGGCAACGCTGTTGCCGCTGTCGGCGACCTACAACCTGCCCGAGGCCAACGCCGACGTGATGCTCGAAGGCGCTGGCCAAGGTGGACTGATGGGCCATCACGTCCGGCGTCGCCACATCGAGCGGTGCGATTCGGCGGTCGATTCGCTATACCGGAGCGAAGCCGGTGCGAGCCGCGAGCGCGTGCGCTCGCTCATGACGACCGATGTCGATCCGCTCGATTCGTTCCGAGAGACCGTCGCGGGGAGCGACGAGACACAGCGAAAGAAGGTGATCCTCGACGCCCACTTCGCCAACCACTACGGGCGCGGCGAGTACGCGAGCACGCGCCTCGCACAGACGAAGACCGGCGTGCGCGCGCCCATCGTCCACGGCGACCTCATCCAGCACGCCGCCCGCCTCCCCACCACCTACCGAATGGGCACAATCCCGCTGACGAACGGCTACGTCCCGCACGGGGTGACGAAACCGAAACTCGCGCTGACGCGGGCAGCGGGAAAGGGGATGGGCGACGTGCGCTACGAGCGCACCGGCGTCGCGCCCAAGCACTCCTATCCGGTCCACGTCGGCGGGTTCGTGGCGACGACCTCGCTGGGACGCCTGCGCTCGTCGACCACCTACGGTGGCCAGCGCCTGCCCGACATCTGGTATCGACGCCACGACAGCCTGCGCGATCGCCTCGACGACTTGCTCGCCGGCGCGTGCGAGCGATCCTTTCTCAATGGCGACGAGATACGACGCCTGCGGCGCGAGCACCTCGCGGGCGAGGCAAACCACATGTCGGGCGTGCTCTCGCCGGTCACGACGCTCGAATCGTGGCTTCGGCGACATCTCGACCCCTGA
- a CDS encoding glycosyltransferase family 4 protein, which translates to MAASYLAISDFSGGVSETGRMTEHLGPLGERAETTVVCLVPDESAEHLTYRRAPMTGIRALDLFSLFVVALLEGACNDYDGVVSISLVPYGCFALAVGRLCGLPAHLAIIGADLDVHARARYGALTAALFRRFDAITVPGTAHRDQLERLGVPGERIEILANGVDPETYSPSETPIEYDYIWVGRFSGEKDPLLFVRTMAELVARGETPRAVMLGSGPLDREVRTAIDELDLDGRIELPGWVDDPVDYYHRARTFVLTSERDALPLTLLEAMACGLVPVVPDVGNVRDAVIDGESGVVLDERDPEAFASVLQRLTDDELYDRLSAAAPMVATRFSTERAAEDWAAVLRTLRAARGV; encoded by the coding sequence GTGGCAGCGTCGTACCTCGCCATCAGTGACTTTTCGGGCGGCGTCAGCGAGACCGGACGGATGACCGAACACCTCGGTCCGCTCGGCGAGCGCGCCGAGACGACCGTCGTTTGCTTGGTTCCCGACGAGAGCGCCGAACACCTCACCTATCGGCGAGCGCCGATGACCGGGATTCGAGCGCTCGACCTGTTCTCGCTGTTCGTCGTTGCACTCCTCGAGGGAGCGTGCAACGACTACGACGGCGTCGTCTCCATCTCGCTGGTTCCCTACGGCTGCTTCGCCCTCGCCGTGGGCCGGCTCTGCGGGCTGCCGGCCCATCTCGCCATCATCGGCGCGGACCTCGACGTACACGCCCGTGCTCGCTACGGCGCACTCACCGCCGCGCTCTTTCGCCGGTTCGACGCCATCACCGTGCCGGGAACCGCCCACCGCGACCAGCTCGAACGTCTCGGCGTCCCCGGAGAGCGCATCGAGATCCTGGCCAACGGGGTCGACCCGGAGACCTACAGCCCGTCCGAGACTCCGATCGAGTACGATTACATCTGGGTGGGGCGCTTCTCGGGCGAGAAGGACCCGCTGCTGTTCGTGCGAACGATGGCCGAACTGGTCGCCCGCGGTGAGACCCCCCGTGCGGTAATGCTCGGCTCCGGCCCGCTCGACCGCGAGGTCCGAACGGCCATCGACGAGTTGGATCTCGACGGGCGCATCGAACTGCCCGGCTGGGTTGACGATCCGGTGGACTACTACCATCGTGCGCGAACGTTCGTGTTGACCTCCGAGCGTGACGCGCTGCCGCTGACGCTGCTCGAAGCGATGGCGTGCGGGCTGGTACCCGTGGTTCCCGACGTCGGCAACGTCCGCGACGCCGTGATCGACGGCGAGAGCGGCGTCGTCCTCGACGAGCGCGACCCCGAGGCGTTTGCGAGTGTGCTCCAGCGCCTCACTGACGACGAACTGTACGATCGGCTTTCGGCCGCTGCGCCGATGGTCGCCACACGCTTTTCGACCGAGCGCGCCGCCGAGGACTGGGCGGCAGTATTGCGAACGCTTCGGGCGGCCCGCGGCGTGTGA
- a CDS encoding WD40/YVTN/BNR-like repeat-containing protein, whose protein sequence is MKLGGVRDGTVYVTRGLDIGTWSAEEGFLTVGSLPNPESGSDGLRFDAMNRWLPKRLLRPITGLYTTANVWPLGDDCLLATVSRWLFRSADGGRSWTLVRELPDSSGPMGVLPTAVREHRGRVYLAEYPLGDDPARVLVSDDRGRTWSPFVERPDVRHFHGLFVDPYTDRLWATTGDTNDESAIGVLSEEGFAPIGRGSQRWRAVGLAFGSEAVFWGKDSSYTERAEVLRLSRESLDDPDPTPETIATTACPIYYAETLDRPDEHWLVVSTTSTGRIDSTAPDGQKRNTCDGVARVLAASSASGYETWYELYATERRDAVGERVDAIPASNGYLFLATDPEHGLLINPYNTTDDNGDIVAITPAAFDEADFASYTDSRTEVRP, encoded by the coding sequence ATGAAACTCGGCGGAGTCCGCGACGGCACGGTGTACGTCACGCGCGGACTCGACATCGGAACGTGGAGTGCGGAGGAGGGATTTCTGACCGTTGGCTCGTTGCCGAACCCGGAATCCGGCAGCGATGGACTCCGCTTCGATGCGATGAACCGATGGCTACCCAAACGACTGCTTCGGCCGATAACCGGGCTGTACACGACCGCGAACGTCTGGCCGCTCGGCGACGACTGCCTGCTGGCGACGGTCTCGCGGTGGCTGTTTCGCTCGGCGGATGGGGGGCGCTCGTGGACGCTCGTCCGCGAACTCCCCGACTCGTCGGGACCGATGGGCGTGCTCCCGACGGCGGTCCGCGAACACCGCGGCCGCGTCTATCTCGCCGAATACCCGCTCGGCGACGACCCGGCCCGCGTGCTCGTGAGTGACGACCGCGGGCGCACGTGGTCGCCGTTCGTCGAACGACCCGACGTGCGTCACTTCCACGGGCTGTTCGTCGACCCCTACACCGACCGGCTCTGGGCCACAACGGGCGACACGAACGACGAGAGTGCAATCGGCGTCCTCTCCGAGGAGGGGTTCGCGCCGATCGGGCGCGGCAGCCAGCGCTGGCGGGCCGTGGGGCTTGCCTTCGGATCGGAGGCCGTCTTCTGGGGCAAGGATTCCTCGTACACCGAACGAGCCGAAGTCCTGCGCCTATCGCGCGAATCCCTCGACGACCCCGACCCCACACCGGAGACGATCGCGACGACCGCCTGTCCCATTTATTATGCCGAAACACTCGACAGGCCCGACGAACACTGGCTCGTCGTCTCGACGACCTCCACGGGGAGAATCGACAGCACCGCTCCCGACGGACAGAAACGAAACACCTGCGATGGGGTCGCCAGAGTGCTCGCGGCCTCCTCGGCCTCGGGGTACGAGACGTGGTACGAACTCTACGCAACCGAGCGCCGTGACGCGGTCGGCGAGCGTGTCGACGCGATACCGGCCTCGAACGGCTATCTGTTTCTGGCGACCGACCCAGAGCACGGACTGCTCATCAATCCCTACAACACAACCGACGACAACGGCGACATCGTCGCGATCACACCCGCTGCATTCGACGAGGCGGACTTCGCCAGCTATACCGATTCGCGCACGGAGGTACGCCCATGA
- a CDS encoding methionyl-tRNA formyltransferase-like protein has protein sequence MSERMRVGVLANPMLTRFEEQALENVAALDRVSIEEVVVDGSVAEGSALAAGADAVNQGTSISPSDLKLFVEVVRESGLKAFIHGDEKLGWLLGETEQMEWLQSGPVTEVDCLDGATVRECEPVSAGGPWNTLPEDTTTDLGESCDVVIRFGFGLLKGPILDAPEHGVLSVHTSDIREYRGMGHKISFMNDDSSVSITLQQLSEEIDGGRIVAVMSRDLPSEPTLDDVWDGVYALQTEIFADGIERLQDGFEPFQPEELGPYYPHSLQQHNPRFVARLLAKNNWRRLRKRLS, from the coding sequence ATGAGCGAACGCATGCGCGTCGGCGTACTGGCGAACCCGATGCTCACGCGCTTCGAGGAGCAGGCACTCGAAAACGTCGCCGCGCTCGATAGAGTGAGTATCGAAGAAGTCGTCGTCGACGGCTCGGTCGCGGAGGGATCGGCGCTCGCGGCGGGAGCCGATGCCGTCAATCAGGGTACCAGTATCTCGCCGAGCGACCTCAAACTGTTCGTCGAGGTCGTCCGCGAGAGCGGGCTGAAGGCGTTCATCCACGGCGACGAGAAACTCGGCTGGCTACTCGGCGAGACCGAACAGATGGAGTGGCTCCAGTCGGGACCGGTCACCGAGGTCGACTGTCTCGACGGGGCGACGGTTCGGGAGTGCGAACCGGTGTCGGCGGGTGGGCCGTGGAACACGCTGCCCGAGGATACGACGACGGACCTCGGCGAGTCCTGTGACGTGGTGATCCGATTTGGGTTCGGTCTACTCAAAGGGCCGATTCTCGACGCGCCGGAACACGGCGTTCTCAGTGTGCATACGAGCGACATCCGCGAGTATCGCGGGATGGGTCACAAGATCTCGTTCATGAACGACGACTCATCCGTATCGATCACGCTCCAGCAGCTCTCCGAGGAGATCGACGGCGGGCGCATCGTCGCGGTCATGTCACGTGACCTGCCTTCGGAGCCGACCCTCGACGACGTGTGGGATGGGGTGTATGCGCTCCAGACCGAGATCTTCGCCGACGGCATCGAGCGGCTTCAGGATGGATTCGAGCCGTTCCAGCCCGAGGAATTGGGACCGTACTACCCACACAGCCTCCAGCAGCACAATCCGCGCTTCGTCGCCCGGCTACTGGCGAAGAACAACTGGCGACGGCTGCGAAAGCGGCTGTCGTGA
- a CDS encoding alkaline phosphatase family protein, which translates to MYDLRQLRRALDQPRLLVRELNRLYHTRLNRRAYNPDGVDIVAEDWDTLVILDACRYDAFAARSDLPGTLERRRSRGSMTAEFLKANFDGREMHDTVYVTATPMFYWNRNRGDVDATFHAEINVWQDEGWDDEFHTVRPETMVERAKAAAEQYPDKRLLVHFVQPHFPAIGPTGHEYPELNSLRVWDAIDSNDLDLPDSVYRKAFVENLDAVLPHVRDLMESIEGKTVVTADHGQMLGERSFPIPLREYGHPPGIYTDELLSVPWLTYTNGPRRKVVAEEPETCVRGDETGPQDMAVEESVVTDRLEDLGYLG; encoded by the coding sequence ATGTACGATCTCCGCCAGTTGCGGCGCGCTCTCGACCAACCGCGACTGCTCGTCCGCGAGCTGAACCGGCTCTATCACACCCGACTGAACCGGCGCGCGTACAACCCCGACGGCGTCGACATCGTCGCCGAAGACTGGGACACGTTGGTGATTCTGGATGCCTGCCGGTACGACGCCTTCGCGGCGCGTTCGGACCTGCCCGGAACCCTCGAACGGCGGCGCTCGCGCGGGTCGATGACCGCCGAGTTCCTGAAGGCGAACTTCGACGGCCGCGAGATGCACGACACGGTCTATGTCACGGCGACCCCGATGTTCTACTGGAATCGCAACCGCGGCGACGTCGACGCGACCTTCCACGCCGAGATCAACGTCTGGCAGGACGAGGGCTGGGACGACGAGTTTCACACTGTTCGCCCGGAAACGATGGTCGAACGCGCCAAGGCGGCCGCCGAGCAGTATCCCGACAAGCGATTGCTCGTCCACTTCGTCCAGCCACACTTCCCGGCTATCGGCCCGACCGGCCACGAATACCCCGAACTCAACAGTCTCCGGGTGTGGGACGCCATCGACAGCAACGACCTCGACCTCCCCGACAGCGTCTATCGCAAGGCGTTCGTCGAGAACCTCGACGCGGTGTTGCCCCACGTCCGGGACCTCATGGAAAGTATCGAAGGCAAGACGGTCGTCACCGCCGACCACGGCCAGATGCTCGGCGAGCGCTCGTTTCCCATCCCCCTCCGCGAGTACGGTCACCCGCCGGGCATCTACACCGACGAACTCCTCTCGGTGCCGTGGCTCACCTACACCAACGGTCCGCGCCGGAAGGTCGTCGCCGAGGAACCCGAGACCTGTGTGCGTGGCGACGAGACCGGGCCCCAGGACATGGCCGTCGAGGAAAGCGTCGTCACCGACCGCCTCGAAGACCTCGGCTATCTCGGCTGA
- a CDS encoding sugar-transfer associated ATP-grasp domain-containing protein has translation MNSERLVGLLRGSHRLLDRTRRGARRVLTEYRRFAEKEVLTWEKAWLSMPIRRRLWLWRHGFLSQADVFYNVDETNYHQYFSDFQRERAYWINDEQREALNNKLFFHWMLEPFADQRVETYGVLKRGRFHDLRSLEADGGDVVMTGEHGTTDAATWITERLREEGALMLKPWRGSGGMGVTRCSYADGQYRIDGEERPRDDFESVVDGLDGYLVSEVVEQAAYAAELFPDAANTLRVLTMYDDQRGEPFIAAAAHRIGTRRSAPVDNFTNGGLAAGVDPETGRLTAGFQFPFSGSLDWHETHPDTGARITGTTVPGWPAIREQLLEMAATFSHTPYIGWDLVVTEEGEFTVIEGNNAPNIRFFQVHGPLLDDRRVRRFYERHGIVPGE, from the coding sequence GTGAATTCCGAGCGACTCGTCGGTCTGCTCCGTGGCTCGCATCGGCTGTTGGATAGAACCCGGCGCGGCGCGCGGCGGGTACTGACCGAATACAGGCGTTTCGCCGAAAAGGAGGTGCTGACGTGGGAGAAGGCGTGGCTGTCGATGCCCATCCGCCGGCGGCTCTGGCTCTGGCGACACGGCTTTCTGAGTCAGGCCGACGTGTTCTACAACGTCGACGAGACCAACTATCACCAGTATTTCTCGGATTTCCAGCGCGAACGCGCCTACTGGATCAACGACGAACAGCGGGAGGCGCTCAACAACAAACTGTTCTTCCACTGGATGCTGGAGCCGTTCGCCGACCAGCGTGTCGAAACTTATGGGGTGCTCAAACGCGGGCGCTTTCACGACCTCCGCTCGCTCGAAGCGGACGGCGGCGACGTGGTGATGACGGGCGAACACGGAACCACCGACGCGGCCACGTGGATCACCGAGCGCCTGCGCGAAGAGGGGGCGCTCATGCTGAAGCCGTGGCGGGGCAGCGGCGGCATGGGCGTCACGCGCTGTTCGTACGCCGACGGCCAGTATCGCATCGACGGCGAGGAGCGTCCCAGAGACGACTTCGAATCGGTCGTCGACGGTCTCGACGGCTATCTCGTCTCCGAAGTCGTCGAACAGGCCGCCTACGCCGCCGAGCTGTTCCCCGACGCGGCGAACACGCTCCGGGTGCTCACGATGTACGACGACCAGCGGGGCGAGCCGTTTATCGCAGCGGCCGCCCATCGGATCGGCACTCGTCGGTCGGCCCCGGTGGACAACTTCACGAACGGCGGTCTCGCAGCGGGCGTCGACCCCGAAACCGGCCGCCTGACCGCCGGCTTCCAGTTCCCCTTCTCGGGAAGCCTCGACTGGCACGAGACTCATCCCGATACGGGCGCGCGGATCACGGGCACGACAGTTCCGGGCTGGCCGGCGATTCGGGAGCAACTCCTCGAAATGGCCGCGACCTTCTCGCATACCCCCTACATCGGCTGGGATCTCGTGGTGACCGAGGAGGGCGAGTTCACCGTCATCGAGGGGAACAACGCACCGAACATCCGGTTCTTTCAGGTCCACGGCCCGCTGCTCGACGACCGCCGAGTCAGGCGCTTTTACGAGCGCCACGGTATCGTTCCGGGCGAGTGA